A stretch of Malus sylvestris chromosome 11, drMalSylv7.2, whole genome shotgun sequence DNA encodes these proteins:
- the LOC126590059 gene encoding cytochrome P450 72A397-like, translating to MEVSMEPFSVVLSVVLVSIVACAWRVLNWVWLRPKNLEKCLRQQGLAGNSYRLWSGDLRESSIMLKEAMSKHMNLSHNTAPRVLPFVHQSVSTYGKNSFMWIGPTPRVNITNPEDLKDIFTKHEDFPKPALNPLVNLLGTGLVNYEGEKWAKHRRIVNPAFHSEKLKRMLPAFYQSCSEMIDEWESLVSKDSSCELDVWPYLQNVTADVISRTSFGSSYKEGREIFQLLKVQAELTIKTIQSVYIPGWRFLPTKMNKRMKGVDKKIRELLMRIINKREEAIKAGKATKDDLLGLLLDSNFKEIKEHGNKRKAGMSTQDVLEECKLFYFAGQETTSVLLVWTMVLLSENQNWQDRAREEVLQVFGGNKPDFDGLNHLKVVTMILLEALRLYPPVVMLTRMIHKKTQFSEFSLPAGAEISLPTVLVHHDKELWCDDATQFKPERFSDGVSKATKNKLIYFPFGGGARICIGQNFAMMEAKLALALILQHFTFELSPSYAHAPSRKITLQPQFGAHIILHKL from the exons ATGGAAGTTTCCATGGAGCCTTTTAGTGTCGTTCTAAGTGTTGTTTTGGTTAGCATAGTAGCATGCGCATGGAGGGTGCTGAATTGGGTATGGTTGAGGCCAAAGAACCTAGAAAAATGTCTGAGGCAGCAAGGACTTGCAGGTAATTCATACAGGCTTTGGTCAGGAGACCTGAGAGAAAGCTCCATAATGCTAAAAGAAGCAATGTCTAAACACATGAACCTTTCCCACAATACCGCGCCACGAGTCCTCCCTTTTGTCCACCAATCTGTGAGCACTTATG gTAAGAATTCTTTTATGTGGATTGGCCCAACACCAAGGGTTAACATCACAAATCCAGAAGATTTGAAAGACATCTTTACAAAGCACGAGGATTTTCCGAAGCCAGCACTAAATCCGCTAGTCAATTTGTTAGGAACAGGTCTAGTAAACTATGAAGGTGAGAAATGGGCAAAACACCGCAGAATTGTTAACCCAGCATTCCATTCAGAGAAGCTAAAg CGTATGTTACCAGCATTTTATCAAAGTTGTAGCGAGATGATTGACGAATGGGAGAGCTTGGTGTCCAAAGACAGTTCATGTGAGTTAGATGTCTGGCCTTATCTTCAAAATGTGACAGCCGATGTAATTTCACGAACATCATTTGGAAGTAGCTACAAAGAAGGAAGGGAAATATTTCAACTCCTAAAAGTGCAAGCCGAACTTACAATAAAAACGATACAAAGTGTTTACATTCCAGGATGGAG GTTTCTACCAACCAAGATGAATAAGAGGATGAAAGGAGTTGACAAAAAAATCAGAGAGTTACTCATGCGtattataaataaaagagaAGAGGCGATCAAGGCAGGCAAAGCCACAAAAGATGACTTGTTAGGTTTGCTTTTGGATTCCAACTTCAAGGAAATTAAGGAACATGGGAACAAAAGAAAAGCTGGAATGAGCACTCAAGACGTTCTTGAGGAGTGTAAGCTGTTTTACTTTGCAGGGCAAGAGACCACTTCAGTATTGCTGGTTTGGACGATGGTTTTACTAAGTGAAAACCAGAATTGGCAAGATCGTGCAAGAGAAGAGGTTTTGCAAGTCTTTGGAGGCAACAAACCAGACTTTGATGGGCTAAATCACCTAAAAGTT GTAACCATGATTTTACTTGAAGCTCTACGATTATACCCACCAGTTGTTATGCTCACTCGAATGATTCACAAGAAAACACAATTTTCAGAATTCTCATTACCGGCTGGAGCCGAAATTTCCTTGCCCACAGTACTAGTTCACCATGACAAAGAATTGTGGTGTGATGATGCAACGCAGTTTAAGCCAGAGAGGTTTTCAGATGGAGTTTCAAAAGCAACAAAGAACAAACTTATATACTTCCCTTTTGGAGGGGGTGCACGGATTTGCATTGGACAAAATTTTGCTATGATGGAAGCAAAACTGGCCTTAGCATTGATCTTACAACACTTTACCTTTGAGCTTTCTCCATCCTATGCCCATGCTCCTTCTAGAAAAATCACCCTTCAACCACAGTTTGGTGCCCATATCATTTTACACAAACTTTGA
- the LOC126590057 gene encoding cytochrome P450 CYP72A219-like isoform X2 — protein MEASLGTVALTVVLVSIVAWAWSLLNWVWFRPKKLERYLRQQGLAGNSYRLLFGDLKESSMMHKQARSKPMNHLSHDIVPHILPFLHQTVITYGKNSFIWMGPTLRVNILNPEDLRDVLNRYDDFRKPLSNPITKVLSQGLVNIDGEKWTKHRKIINPAFHLEKLKFMVPTFYQSCSEMIDTWENLMANEGLLELDVWPWLQSLAGDVISRAAFGSSYEEGKKIFQLLKEQARIGATLLRSATSVYIPGWRFLPSKMNKRMKEINKEIRVLIMDIINKREGTIKAGDDINKDDLLRMLLESNSKEIKEHENNKNVGMSIEDVIEECKLFYFVGQETTSALLVWAMVLLSHNQNWQNRAREEVLQVIGSNNTPTFDALMHLHVVTMVLLEVLRLYPPGVEVSRITHKKTQLGKLSLPAGVDVYVPILLVHHDKELWGDDADEFKPERFSGGVSKATNNRFTYFPFGAGPRICIGQNFAMMEAKLALSLILQHFTFELSSSYAHDPLTYTTLQPQSGAHIILRKRRY, from the exons ATGGAAGCCTCACTGGGCACTGTTGCCCTAACTGTTGTTTTGGTTAGCATTGTAGCGTGGGCATGGAGTTTGCTGAATTGGGTGTGGTTCAGGCCAAAGAAATTAGAAAGATACCTGAGGCAACAAGGCTTGGCGGGCAACTCCTACAGACTtttgtttggagacttgaaagaaAGCTCCATGATGCACAAACAAGCAAGATCCAAACCCATGAACCACCTCTCACATGATATAGTGCCACACATCCTCCCTTTTCTCCACCAGACGGTGATCACCTACG GTAAGAATTCTTTTATTTGGATGGGGCCCACCCTGAGGGTGAACATTTTGAATCCAGAAGATTTGAGAGATGTCTTAAACAGATATGATGATTTTCGGAAGCCACTTAGTAATCCAATTACAAAGGTACTTTCACAGGGACTCGTAAATATTGATGGTGAGAAATGGACGAAACACAGAAAGATTATCAACCCAGCATTCCATTTAGAGAAGCTAAAG TTTATGGTACCGACATTTTACCAAAGTTGTAGCGAGATGATTGACACATGGGAGAACTTGATGGCCAACGAGGGTTTATTGGAGTTGGATGTGTGGCCTTGGCTTCAGAGTTTGGCAGGCGATGTGATTTCTCGAGCTGCATTTGGAAGTAGCTATGAAGAGGGAAAGAAAATATTCCAACTGCTGAAAGAGCAAGCGAGAATTGGTGCAACACTTCTAAGAAGCGCAACAAGTGTCTATATCCCAGGATGGAG GTTTCTACCATCAAAAATGAACAAGAGGATGAAGGAAATTAATAAAGAGATAAGAGTTTTAATCATGGATATTATAAACAAAAGAGAAGGAACGATTAAGGCAGGTGACGACATTAATAAGGATGATTTATTGCGTATGCTTTTGGAGTCCAACTCCAAGGAAATTAAGGAGCATGAGAACAACAAAAACGTTGGAATGAGTATTGAAGATGTGATTGAGGAGTGTAAGCTGTTTTATTTTGTCGGGCAAGAGACCACTTCAGCATTGCTTGTTTGGGCAATGGTTTTACTAAGCCACAATCAGAATTGGCAAAATCGAGCAAGAGAAGAAGTCTTGCAGGTTATTGGAAGCAATAACACACCAACCTTTGATGCGCTAATGCACCTACATGTT GTGACCATGGTCTTACTGGAAGTTCTGAGATTATACCCACCGGGTGTTGAGGTGTCCAGAATCACTCACAAGAAAACACAACTTGGGAAATTATCATTACCAGCTGGAGTCGACGTCTATGTACCCATACTTCTTGTTCACCATGACAAAGAATTGTGGGGTGACGATGCAGATGAGTTCAAACCAGAGAGGTTTTCAGGAGGAGTTTCAAAGGCAACAAACAACAGATTCACATACTTCCCCTTTGGCGCTGGTCCGCGGATTTGCATTGGCCAAAATTTTGCTATGATGGAAGCAAAACTGGCCTTATCATTGATCTTACAACATTTTACCTTCGAGCTCTCTTCATCCTATGCTCATGATCCTTTAACATACACAACTCTTCAACCTCAATCTGGTGCTCACATAATTTTACGTAAACGTCGTTATTAG
- the LOC126590057 gene encoding cytochrome P450 CYP72A219-like isoform X1, whose amino-acid sequence MEASLGTVALTVVLVSIVAWAWSLLNWVWFRPKKLERYLRQQGLAGNSYRLLFGDLKESSMMHKQARSKPMNHLSHDIVPHILPFLHQTVITYGMSSLICQICKNSFIWMGPTLRVNILNPEDLRDVLNRYDDFRKPLSNPITKVLSQGLVNIDGEKWTKHRKIINPAFHLEKLKFMVPTFYQSCSEMIDTWENLMANEGLLELDVWPWLQSLAGDVISRAAFGSSYEEGKKIFQLLKEQARIGATLLRSATSVYIPGWRFLPSKMNKRMKEINKEIRVLIMDIINKREGTIKAGDDINKDDLLRMLLESNSKEIKEHENNKNVGMSIEDVIEECKLFYFVGQETTSALLVWAMVLLSHNQNWQNRAREEVLQVIGSNNTPTFDALMHLHVVTMVLLEVLRLYPPGVEVSRITHKKTQLGKLSLPAGVDVYVPILLVHHDKELWGDDADEFKPERFSGGVSKATNNRFTYFPFGAGPRICIGQNFAMMEAKLALSLILQHFTFELSSSYAHDPLTYTTLQPQSGAHIILRKRRY is encoded by the exons ATGGAAGCCTCACTGGGCACTGTTGCCCTAACTGTTGTTTTGGTTAGCATTGTAGCGTGGGCATGGAGTTTGCTGAATTGGGTGTGGTTCAGGCCAAAGAAATTAGAAAGATACCTGAGGCAACAAGGCTTGGCGGGCAACTCCTACAGACTtttgtttggagacttgaaagaaAGCTCCATGATGCACAAACAAGCAAGATCCAAACCCATGAACCACCTCTCACATGATATAGTGCCACACATCCTCCCTTTTCTCCACCAGACGGTGATCACCTACGGTATGTCAAGTCTTATTTGtcaaatat GTAAGAATTCTTTTATTTGGATGGGGCCCACCCTGAGGGTGAACATTTTGAATCCAGAAGATTTGAGAGATGTCTTAAACAGATATGATGATTTTCGGAAGCCACTTAGTAATCCAATTACAAAGGTACTTTCACAGGGACTCGTAAATATTGATGGTGAGAAATGGACGAAACACAGAAAGATTATCAACCCAGCATTCCATTTAGAGAAGCTAAAG TTTATGGTACCGACATTTTACCAAAGTTGTAGCGAGATGATTGACACATGGGAGAACTTGATGGCCAACGAGGGTTTATTGGAGTTGGATGTGTGGCCTTGGCTTCAGAGTTTGGCAGGCGATGTGATTTCTCGAGCTGCATTTGGAAGTAGCTATGAAGAGGGAAAGAAAATATTCCAACTGCTGAAAGAGCAAGCGAGAATTGGTGCAACACTTCTAAGAAGCGCAACAAGTGTCTATATCCCAGGATGGAG GTTTCTACCATCAAAAATGAACAAGAGGATGAAGGAAATTAATAAAGAGATAAGAGTTTTAATCATGGATATTATAAACAAAAGAGAAGGAACGATTAAGGCAGGTGACGACATTAATAAGGATGATTTATTGCGTATGCTTTTGGAGTCCAACTCCAAGGAAATTAAGGAGCATGAGAACAACAAAAACGTTGGAATGAGTATTGAAGATGTGATTGAGGAGTGTAAGCTGTTTTATTTTGTCGGGCAAGAGACCACTTCAGCATTGCTTGTTTGGGCAATGGTTTTACTAAGCCACAATCAGAATTGGCAAAATCGAGCAAGAGAAGAAGTCTTGCAGGTTATTGGAAGCAATAACACACCAACCTTTGATGCGCTAATGCACCTACATGTT GTGACCATGGTCTTACTGGAAGTTCTGAGATTATACCCACCGGGTGTTGAGGTGTCCAGAATCACTCACAAGAAAACACAACTTGGGAAATTATCATTACCAGCTGGAGTCGACGTCTATGTACCCATACTTCTTGTTCACCATGACAAAGAATTGTGGGGTGACGATGCAGATGAGTTCAAACCAGAGAGGTTTTCAGGAGGAGTTTCAAAGGCAACAAACAACAGATTCACATACTTCCCCTTTGGCGCTGGTCCGCGGATTTGCATTGGCCAAAATTTTGCTATGATGGAAGCAAAACTGGCCTTATCATTGATCTTACAACATTTTACCTTCGAGCTCTCTTCATCCTATGCTCATGATCCTTTAACATACACAACTCTTCAACCTCAATCTGGTGCTCACATAATTTTACGTAAACGTCGTTATTAG